One Caenibius sp. WL genomic window, GATATTCTCGACCACCACGATGGCATCATCGACCACCAGTCCGATGGCCAGAACCATGGCCAGCAGAGTGAGCAGATTGAGCGAGAAGCCGAACGCCAGCATCAGAGCCGCCGTGCCCACCAGCGAAAGCGGAATGGTGACGACAGGAATAATCACCGCCCGCACCGACCCGAGGAACAGGAAGATGACGATGACCACGATCACGATGGCTTCGACCAGCGTGTGCGTCACTTCATCGATCGAAGCGTTCACGAAATGGGCCACGTCGAACTGGCTGATCACTTCCAGCCCCGGCGGGGCGACGCGCTGGATATCGGGCAGAAGCCCTTTCACCGTGCGGACGATTTCCAGCGGATTGCCATCAGGCGTGGGCGATATGGCGATGAACACCGCCGTCCGCCCCCGGCTCCACGCGTTGCTGTTGTAATTCTGGCCGCCAATCTCGATTGCGCCGATATCGCGCAGGCGAACAAGGCCATCCTTGCCGCTTTTCACCACCATGTTGCGGAAATCGTCGACATTGGTGAGATCGGTGCCTGCCGTGATGTTGATCGCGGTATCGGTCCCTTTGAGTTGACCCGGCGCCGCCTGTACGTTGTTGGCGCGCAGAGCCGCTGCCACTTCCCCGGCGGATAGCCCACGTGCGGCCAGCTTGTCGGGATCGAGCCACACGCGCATGGCAAGCGTCTGCCCGCCGCCGATATCGGCCGAAGCCACGCCGGGAACGGCGGTGATCAACGGCTGGGCAACGCGGGTGGCGAAATCGGTGATCTGCGGAATCGTCAGCGTATCGCTGCTGAACGAGATATATTGCACGGCCGAAGCGCCATCGGTGATTTTGGTAATCACCGGATCGCTCGCCCCCGGCGGCAGGCGGTATTTCACCTGCTGCACTTTGGCGAGAACTTCGGTCATCGAACGGTCCGCATCGGCGTTCAGCACGAGCTTGGCCTTGACCTGGCTGCGCCCCTGCGTCGACGTGGAAGTGAGGTATTCGATCCCGTTAGCCGTGGCGATGGCCTGTGCGATAGGGGTCGTGATGAACCCCTGCATCACATCCTGCGTCGCGCCCGGATAGGACGTGTTCACCACAATCGTGGCGCTTTCCATGTTCGGATATTCGCGCACCTGCAACAGGAACACCGAGGCGCCGCCGATCAACAGAATCAGCAGGCTCACCACGATGGAAAGGATCGGGCGGCGGATGAAAAGGTCGGTAAAGCGCACCGGTCAGTCCTTCAACGCGGGAACGATGGTCTTGACCCGCACCGGCGCCCCCGGCTGCACGCGGATCTGCCCTTCGGCCACCACCACGTCACCGGCCTTGAGTCCCTTGGTGACGATCACACTATCGCCGATCCGGCGCCCGGTGGTCACGGCCACGATGGCCGCCTTGCCTTCCTTGCGCGCGTTCTTGCCGCGAATGACCGTCACGCTGTCGCCCGAAGCCGATGTCTGAATGGCGGTGACAGGCACCACCAGCGCCCCGCCCTGCGGCGGCAGTTCCAGCGCCACGGTCACATACATGCCAGGACGCAGAACCTGCCCGGGATTGGGCAGCAGCGCCTGCACCAGGACATTGCGCGTGTCTTCGCCGATGCGCGGTTCGATCGTCGTCACCCGCCCGGTGAACACGCGGCCCGGCCACGCATCGGAGATCAGACGGACAGTGCCGCCGACCTTGAGATGGGACAGATCCTGCTGCGGCACGGTGAAATCGGCGTAGAGCCGGTCGAGCGCGGTCAGCGAAGCGATTTCATCGCCGGGGTTCAGGTACTGGCCCAGATTGACCCGCCGCACACCGATCTGCCCGGCAAAGGGGGCGACAATGCGCTTCTGCGCGATCCGCGCGTCGTATTGCCGCACGGCGGCGATGGCCTGATCGTATTCCGCCCGCCGCTGATCGAGCACTTCACGCGATTCCGCGCCGGTGGGCGCCAGTTCGCGCGACCGGGCCAATTGCAGCCGGGCGAATTCCGCCTTGGCCGCCGCCGCGGCGCGGTCCGCGCGTTCGGGCCCATCGAACAGTTGCACGAGCGGCGCCCCGGCCCCGACATGCGCCCCCGCCTGGAACCGGATCGCGGTAACACGGCCCGCCACTTCGGGCGCCAGCATCACCTCCTGAACCGCGCGCAGGGAACCGACCGCTTCGAGCGCATTCGGCATATCGCGCGGCTCCACGAATGTCGCGGTCACGACCGTGGGCGGCGGCGCGGCCTGTGCGGGCGCGGCATTGCGCCAGCTCCGCCATGCGAACAGCAGCAGGAAAACGATAACGATGAGGCCGACTGCCATTGCGGCCTGCCGCCATGGCAGGACCGGCTCCTTGCCGGTCTGGCTCGATGATGTCTGCAAGATAGCTCCCCTTGCGAATCCGGAGGCACGCTCATAGAACCTCAACAATGGTTGAGGTAAAGCCTTTTGTTCGCGCCCTCTTGTTCGATGGCATAAAAACCGCATGAATTCGGACATGCATCATCGTGCACTGTCGGTGGGCGAAGTTGCACGCCGGGCCGGCATCTCCGTTTCGGCGCTGCATTTCTACGAAAAGCAGGGCCTGATCGAAAGTTGGCGGACAAGCGGGAACCAGCGGCGTTATCACCGCTCGGTCCTGCGCCTGATCGCAATCATCCGGATCGCCCAGCGGGTCGGCATTCCGCTGGCCGATATCAAGGCCCACTTGCCGTCCCCGCGCGGAAGCGGGGCGATCACCGGCGATGACTGGGCGGCGATGTCGCGCGATTGGCACCGCGATCTCGACCAGCGGATCACGCTGTTGACCCGCCTGCGCGATCAACTGGATTCGTGCATCGGCTGCGGTTGTCTGTCGATCGCCAACTGCCCCTTGCGCAATCCGAACGACCGGGCAGCGGCATATGGCCCCGGCGCGCGCATCGCGGACCTGTAGCGCCCCTTCGCGTTACAGCAGTCCGCAACGGCGAAGCACGAACGCCGCACGCTCCGCCACCGGTCCGAACGGCAGCGGCACCAGATCGTACCCCTGCGCTTCATAAGCAACCACCATCGCATCATGGGTGGCGACAGCTTCGGCCCAATCCTGCTTGCGTTCCGTGTCGTTGGCATAGATCTCCCGCCACGGCGGGGCGATGAAGACGGTGCGATTGTAACGCAGTTCCGCGGCGGCCTGCACCAGATCCGGCGGACAGGAAAGACCGCAGAGCGCGCGATAACCGATGACATCGGGAATGCCCCGGTCGAACAGCACCGGCCCATCCTGCGCCAGCGCCCGCCGATAAACGGCTTTGTCATGGTCCAGCATCGCCGTGGCGAAAGCATCACGATCAGCCCAGGGTAAGGCTGTGCCGCCGATTGCCTGCTGCGCGCGGATAATCTGCCGCCCACCTTCCGGCATATGCGCAATGCCATGTTCGCCAAGCACGGCGAGCAGAGTGCTTTTCCCCGATCCCGGCCCCCCGGTGATGACGAAAAAGCGGTCCATTGCGATCTCCTTCAAGCGGCGCGGGCGAACGTCAGGACCAGCGTGTCACGCCACGCAGGGGCATCCGGGGCCAGCGCCTCGATCGGAGACGTTTCGTGCCGCACCATGCGGTCGTCCAGCAGCAGGCCCTCCCCCGGCTGCATCAGCCGGTGGCGCAGGACGATCCGGTCCGCACCGTCGCGCACAAGAGTTTCCCCGCCGCCGATATTGCCGCTGCCGATCAGGCAGATCAACACCCAGTCCCGCCCGTCCCGGTGCATGCCTTCGGGCGTGGGCAAGCCCGGTTGCCCGGCCTGCGCCACGATGCGGAACTGGTGCGCCTCCACCAGCCAGGCGGCGGGAGGTCGGGCCTCATGTGTGGCCACCCTATCCGCCATGACCT contains:
- the soxR gene encoding redox-sensitive transcriptional activator SoxR — translated: MHHRALSVGEVARRAGISVSALHFYEKQGLIESWRTSGNQRRYHRSVLRLIAIIRIAQRVGIPLADIKAHLPSPRGSGAITGDDWAAMSRDWHRDLDQRITLLTRLRDQLDSCIGCGCLSIANCPLRNPNDRAAAYGPGARIADL
- a CDS encoding AAA family ATPase translates to MDRFFVITGGPGSGKSTLLAVLGEHGIAHMPEGGRQIIRAQQAIGGTALPWADRDAFATAMLDHDKAVYRRALAQDGPVLFDRGIPDVIGYRALCGLSCPPDLVQAAAELRYNRTVFIAPPWREIYANDTERKQDWAEAVATHDAMVVAYEAQGYDLVPLPFGPVAERAAFVLRRCGLL
- a CDS encoding efflux RND transporter periplasmic adaptor subunit; translation: MAVGLIVIVFLLLFAWRSWRNAAPAQAAPPPTVVTATFVEPRDMPNALEAVGSLRAVQEVMLAPEVAGRVTAIRFQAGAHVGAGAPLVQLFDGPERADRAAAAAKAEFARLQLARSRELAPTGAESREVLDQRRAEYDQAIAAVRQYDARIAQKRIVAPFAGQIGVRRVNLGQYLNPGDEIASLTALDRLYADFTVPQQDLSHLKVGGTVRLISDAWPGRVFTGRVTTIEPRIGEDTRNVLVQALLPNPGQVLRPGMYVTVALELPPQGGALVVPVTAIQTSASGDSVTVIRGKNARKEGKAAIVAVTTGRRIGDSVIVTKGLKAGDVVVAEGQIRVQPGAPVRVKTIVPALKD
- a CDS encoding 2OG-Fe dioxygenase family protein, translated to MTVCETVGKPPRDALAGHVLHLRADKLAAAAQESWVRFAASWDDLPADTFMADGGSYRQRRYAAFEASRSGIVRLPHRPHFQERAHNALNGGIARWFAPMEPAIADSAPFRHILQVMADRVATHEARPPAAWLVEAHQFRIVAQAGQPGLPTPEGMHRDGRDWVLICLIGSGNIGGGETLVRDGADRIVLRHRLMQPGEGLLLDDRMVRHETSPIEALAPDAPAWRDTLVLTFARAA